A region of Streptomyces deccanensis DNA encodes the following proteins:
- a CDS encoding epoxide hydrolase family protein yields the protein MTKPTPDALPVSEPRPEAHAHPQLPSNSEPVPAPFRIAIPQDRLDDLRRRLADTRWPDELPGVGWSRGVPAGYLKELAEYWRTGFDWRAQEAALNAYDQYTAEVDGQNVHFLHVRSPEAGATPLLLLHGWPGSVVDFLDVIGPLSDPRAHGGDPGDAFHLVIPSLPGFGLSTPLAGPGMNAARMATVFTGLMSRLGYERYGVQGYDTGSWIAPEMGKQAPERVVGVHLNGMISFPVGAEGEMDGLSEVEQQRWHTMQDFNDGYLQCNSKRPQTVAYGLTDSPVGQLAWIVEKFKELTDPEGGLPEDSVDRDRMLTNVSLYWFTGTAASAAQIYYEEISARPWGETDGAGARVPTAVLVSARDVTVRRWAERDHDIVRWTELDRGGHFLALEAPEALVEDLREFFRELR from the coding sequence ATGACGAAGCCGACACCCGATGCCCTTCCCGTGTCCGAGCCCCGCCCGGAGGCCCACGCCCACCCCCAGCTCCCCTCGAACTCCGAGCCCGTACCCGCACCGTTCCGGATCGCGATCCCGCAGGACCGGCTCGACGATCTGCGCAGGCGGCTCGCGGACACCCGCTGGCCCGACGAGTTGCCCGGTGTGGGGTGGAGCCGGGGCGTGCCGGCGGGCTATCTGAAGGAGCTCGCCGAGTACTGGCGCACCGGCTTCGACTGGCGGGCGCAGGAGGCGGCGCTCAACGCGTACGACCAGTACACGGCGGAGGTCGACGGGCAGAACGTGCACTTCCTGCATGTGCGGTCGCCGGAGGCGGGGGCCACGCCGTTGCTGCTGCTGCACGGGTGGCCTGGCTCGGTGGTGGATTTCCTGGATGTCATCGGGCCGTTGTCCGACCCCCGGGCCCACGGCGGGGACCCGGGCGACGCGTTTCACCTGGTCATCCCGTCGCTGCCGGGGTTCGGACTCTCCACGCCGCTGGCGGGGCCCGGGATGAACGCGGCCCGGATGGCCACGGTGTTCACGGGGCTGATGTCCCGTCTGGGATACGAGCGCTATGGGGTCCAGGGGTATGACACCGGGTCGTGGATCGCGCCCGAGATGGGCAAGCAGGCACCGGAACGGGTCGTCGGGGTCCATCTGAATGGCATGATCTCCTTCCCCGTCGGGGCGGAGGGCGAGATGGACGGCCTCAGCGAGGTCGAGCAGCAGCGCTGGCACACCATGCAGGACTTCAACGACGGCTATCTCCAGTGCAATTCCAAACGGCCGCAGACGGTGGCGTACGGGCTCACCGACTCCCCCGTGGGGCAACTGGCGTGGATCGTGGAGAAGTTCAAGGAGCTCACGGACCCCGAGGGCGGGCTGCCGGAGGACAGCGTGGACCGGGACCGGATGCTGACGAACGTCTCGCTGTACTGGTTCACCGGCACGGCGGCCTCGGCCGCGCAGATCTACTACGAGGAGATCTCCGCGCGTCCCTGGGGCGAGACCGACGGTGCCGGCGCGCGGGTGCCCACCGCTGTGCTGGTCTCGGCGCGCGATGTGACGGTCCGGCGCTGGGCCGAGCGGGACCACGACATCGTGCGGTGGACCGAACTCGACCGTGGCGGCCATTTCCTCGCCCTGGAGGCCCCGGAAGCGCTGGTCGAGGACCTCCGGGAGTTCTTCCGCGAGCTGCGGTGA
- a CDS encoding helix-turn-helix transcriptional regulator: MLETSGRLLKLLALLQTHRDRDRSGAELAERLGVSRRTLRRDIERLRDLGYPVHAARGAAGYRLGAGASLPPLLLDDEEAVAVVVGLRTAAEGTVTGVEEASLRALTKLEQVLPSRLRHRVTTLHHATVRAGAAPAPKVSPDTLMTIAEACRRHERLRFDYAAPHTSTPAPPAAEPSTPPASDPSAPRVRSVEPHSLVSFDRHWYLVAWDTDRADWRTFRVDRLVPRTPTGPRFVPRALPDDDAATYLAHRLSSRAWPFRATVTLHEPAAAVGERLWPGMGVLEPLDDDRCLLHLGAETPRDLAWMITSVDADFTLDASAAPELADALRAQAERSLKAIRRP; this comes from the coding sequence ATGCTGGAGACCTCCGGACGCCTGCTGAAACTGCTGGCCCTGCTGCAGACCCACCGCGACCGCGACCGCTCCGGTGCCGAACTCGCCGAGCGGCTCGGCGTCAGCCGACGCACCCTGCGCCGGGACATCGAGCGACTGCGTGACCTCGGCTATCCCGTGCACGCCGCCCGGGGCGCCGCCGGATACCGGCTCGGCGCCGGCGCGAGCCTGCCGCCTCTGCTGCTCGACGACGAGGAGGCCGTCGCGGTCGTGGTCGGCCTGCGCACCGCCGCCGAGGGCACGGTCACCGGCGTCGAGGAGGCCTCGCTGCGCGCCCTCACCAAGCTGGAGCAGGTACTGCCGTCCCGGCTGCGGCACCGGGTGACGACCCTGCACCACGCCACCGTCCGCGCGGGAGCGGCCCCGGCCCCCAAGGTCTCGCCGGACACCCTCATGACCATCGCCGAAGCCTGCCGCCGCCACGAACGCCTCCGCTTCGACTACGCCGCCCCACACACCTCCACCCCCGCTCCGCCCGCCGCCGAGCCCTCCACCCCGCCCGCTTCCGACCCCTCCGCCCCTCGCGTCCGCTCCGTCGAACCGCACAGCCTCGTCAGCTTCGACCGGCACTGGTACCTCGTCGCCTGGGACACGGACCGCGCCGACTGGCGCACCTTCCGAGTCGACCGTCTCGTGCCACGCACACCGACCGGACCACGCTTCGTCCCGCGCGCTCTTCCCGACGACGACGCGGCGACCTATCTCGCCCACCGACTCTCCTCCCGGGCCTGGCCCTTCCGCGCCACCGTCACCCTGCACGAGCCGGCCGCAGCGGTCGGAGAGCGGCTCTGGCCCGGCATGGGGGTGCTCGAACCCCTCGACGACGACCGATGTCTGCTGCACCTGGGCGCCGAGACCCCGCGCGACCTCGCCTGGATGATCACCTCGGTGGACGCCGACTTCACCCTGGACGCGTCAGCCGCACCCGAACTCGCCGACGCCCTGCGCGCCCAGGCGGAACGCTCGCTGAAGGCGATCCGCCGCCCGTAG
- a CDS encoding glutathionylspermidine synthase family protein — translation MERRTIEPRPGWQETVEEQGLIYPLTRHPDGSLRPYWDESAYYVFSLPEVEALEEVVEELHGMCLAAAAHIVAEDRFADLGITDPRLVDLVAEAWHRRAELPSVYGRFDLRYDGTGPAKMLEYNADTPTSLVEAASPQWFWMEERFPGADQWNSLHERLVDAWRKQSPLLPPGSPLYFAHSAGDELGEDLMTVAYLKETAEQAGLATDWISMEDIGWDRLSERFVDKKLRFIRSVFKLYPWEWLTTDRFAPHVLATLDNGGGTGTTMWIEPAWKMLLSNKALLAVLWELYPGHPHLLPAYLDGPRELATTTGYVAKPLLGREGAGVTLHAPDTAFAPREEPCCYQELAPLPTFDGNHVVLGAWVVENESAGLGIRESSGLVTDEYARFLPHVIL, via the coding sequence ATGGAACGCCGCACCATCGAACCCCGCCCCGGCTGGCAGGAGACCGTCGAGGAACAGGGGCTCATCTACCCGCTGACCCGCCACCCCGACGGTTCCCTGCGCCCCTACTGGGACGAGAGCGCGTACTACGTCTTCTCGCTCCCCGAGGTCGAGGCGCTGGAGGAGGTCGTCGAGGAACTGCACGGCATGTGTCTCGCGGCGGCCGCACACATCGTGGCCGAGGACCGCTTCGCCGACCTCGGCATCACCGACCCACGCCTCGTCGACCTCGTCGCCGAGGCGTGGCACCGGCGGGCCGAACTGCCGTCCGTCTACGGCCGCTTCGACCTCCGCTACGACGGGACCGGTCCCGCCAAGATGCTGGAGTACAACGCCGACACCCCGACCTCGCTCGTCGAGGCGGCCAGCCCCCAGTGGTTCTGGATGGAGGAACGCTTCCCGGGCGCCGACCAGTGGAACTCCCTCCACGAACGCCTCGTCGACGCCTGGAGGAAACAGTCCCCCCTGCTGCCGCCGGGCAGCCCCCTCTACTTCGCGCACTCCGCCGGCGACGAGCTCGGCGAGGACCTGATGACGGTCGCCTATCTGAAGGAGACCGCCGAACAGGCCGGACTCGCCACCGACTGGATCTCCATGGAGGACATCGGCTGGGACCGCCTCTCCGAACGCTTCGTCGACAAGAAGCTCCGCTTCATCCGCAGCGTCTTCAAGCTCTACCCCTGGGAGTGGCTCACCACCGACCGCTTCGCCCCCCATGTCCTCGCCACCCTCGACAACGGCGGCGGCACCGGCACCACGATGTGGATCGAACCCGCCTGGAAGATGCTCCTCAGCAACAAGGCACTCCTCGCCGTCCTCTGGGAGCTGTACCCCGGTCACCCCCATCTCCTCCCCGCCTATCTCGACGGCCCCCGCGAACTGGCCACCACCACCGGCTACGTCGCCAAACCCCTCCTGGGCCGCGAGGGCGCCGGCGTCACCCTCCACGCCCCGGACACCGCCTTCGCACCCCGCGAAGAACCCTGCTGCTACCAGGAGTTGGCCCCCCTCCCCACCTTCGACGGCAACCACGTCGTCCTCGGCGCCTGGGTCGTCGAGAACGAGTCCGCCGGTCTCGGCATCCGCGAGTCCTCGGGCCTGGTCACGGACGAGTACGCCCGTTTCCTCCCCCATGTGATCCTCTGA
- a CDS encoding glycine hydroxymethyltransferase, protein MSAEPLSHESTAFRAALDVIRAVEPRVADAIGQEVTDQREMLKLIASENYASPATLLTMGNWFSDKYAEGTVGRRFYAGCRNVDTVESLAAEHAKELFGARHAYVQPHSGIDANLVAFWSVLADRVEAPFLEKAGARQVNDLSDADWAELRQAFGNQRMLGMSLDAGGHLTHGFRPNISGKMFDQRSYGTDPATGLIDYEALRTSARDFKPLIIVAGYSAYPRLVNFRIMREIADEVGATLMVDMAHFAGLVAGKVLTGDFDPVPHAQIVTTTTHKSLRGPRGGMVLCDDSLKDQVDRGCPMVLGGPLPHVMAAKAVALAEARQPAFQDYAQRIVDNSRALAEGLMRRGATLVTGGTDNHLNLIDVATSYGLTGRQAEAALLDSGIVTNRNAIPADPNGAWYTSGIRIGTPALTTRGLGTGEMDEVAGLIDRVLTTTEPGTTKSGAPSKAQHVLDAKVADEISRRATDLVAGFPLYPEIDLG, encoded by the coding sequence ATGTCAGCCGAGCCCCTCTCCCACGAGTCCACCGCCTTCCGTGCCGCCCTCGATGTGATCCGCGCCGTCGAGCCGCGCGTGGCCGACGCCATCGGCCAGGAGGTCACCGACCAGCGCGAGATGCTCAAGCTGATCGCCTCCGAGAACTACGCCTCCCCAGCCACCCTCCTCACCATGGGCAACTGGTTCAGCGACAAGTACGCCGAGGGCACCGTCGGCCGCCGCTTCTACGCCGGCTGTCGCAACGTCGACACCGTCGAGTCCCTCGCCGCCGAGCACGCCAAGGAACTCTTCGGCGCCCGCCACGCCTACGTCCAGCCGCACTCCGGCATCGACGCCAACCTGGTCGCCTTCTGGTCCGTCCTCGCCGACCGGGTCGAGGCCCCCTTCCTGGAGAAGGCCGGCGCCCGCCAGGTCAACGACCTCTCCGACGCCGACTGGGCCGAACTCCGCCAGGCCTTCGGCAACCAGCGCATGCTCGGCATGTCCCTGGACGCCGGCGGCCACCTCACCCACGGCTTCCGCCCGAACATCTCCGGCAAGATGTTCGACCAGCGCTCCTACGGCACCGACCCCGCCACCGGCCTCATCGACTACGAGGCCCTGCGCACCTCCGCCCGTGACTTCAAGCCGCTGATCATCGTCGCCGGTTACTCCGCCTACCCCCGTCTGGTGAACTTCCGGATCATGCGCGAGATCGCCGACGAGGTCGGCGCCACGCTCATGGTGGACATGGCGCACTTCGCGGGCCTCGTCGCCGGCAAGGTCCTCACCGGCGACTTCGACCCCGTACCGCACGCCCAGATCGTCACCACGACCACCCACAAGTCGCTGCGCGGTCCGCGCGGCGGCATGGTCCTGTGCGACGACTCCCTCAAGGACCAGGTCGACCGGGGCTGCCCGATGGTCCTCGGCGGCCCCCTTCCGCACGTCATGGCCGCCAAGGCCGTCGCCCTCGCCGAGGCCCGTCAGCCCGCCTTCCAGGACTACGCCCAGCGCATCGTCGACAACTCCCGCGCCCTCGCCGAGGGATTGATGCGTCGTGGAGCCACCCTGGTCACCGGCGGTACCGACAACCACCTCAACCTGATCGACGTCGCCACCTCCTACGGTCTCACCGGCCGCCAGGCCGAGGCCGCGCTGCTCGACTCCGGCATCGTCACCAACCGCAACGCCATCCCGGCCGACCCGAACGGCGCCTGGTACACCTCCGGCATCCGCATCGGCACGCCCGCGCTGACCACGCGTGGGCTCGGCACCGGCGAGATGGACGAGGTCGCCGGCCTCATCGACCGTGTCCTCACCACCACCGAGCCCGGCACCACCAAGTCGGGCGCCCCCTCCAAGGCCCAGCACGTCCTCGACGCGAAGGTCGCTGACGAGATCTCCCGTCGCGCCACCGACCTCGTCGCGGGCTTCCCGCTGTACCCGGAGATCGACCTCGGCTGA
- a CDS encoding RNA polymerase sigma factor — protein sequence MRTREGGRIVDEAAVIARVRAGEPEAYAELVRAHTGIALRAARALGAGADAEDVVQQAFFKAYCSLGRFRDGAAFRPWLLSIVANETRNTVRTAGRQRSLADREAAFVEAEPLIPPSADPAVAALEIERRVALLGALEKLSEEHRLVVTYRYLLEMDEPETAAALGWPRGTVKSRLSRALRKLSRLLPECEPGQSLSRKGGGGEGRA from the coding sequence GTGAGAACGCGGGAGGGGGGCCGCATCGTCGATGAGGCCGCGGTGATCGCACGCGTACGCGCCGGGGAGCCGGAGGCCTATGCGGAGCTGGTGCGCGCCCATACGGGCATCGCGCTACGGGCGGCGCGGGCGCTCGGCGCCGGTGCGGACGCGGAGGACGTGGTGCAGCAGGCCTTCTTCAAGGCGTACTGCTCACTGGGCCGCTTCCGGGACGGTGCCGCGTTCCGGCCGTGGCTTCTGTCGATCGTGGCCAATGAGACGAGGAACACAGTGCGGACAGCGGGGCGCCAGCGATCGCTGGCCGACCGGGAGGCGGCCTTCGTGGAGGCCGAGCCGTTGATACCGCCCTCGGCCGACCCGGCGGTCGCCGCGCTGGAGATAGAGCGGCGTGTCGCGCTCCTGGGCGCCCTGGAGAAGCTGAGCGAGGAACACCGGCTGGTCGTCACGTACCGCTATCTGCTGGAGATGGACGAGCCGGAGACGGCGGCCGCCCTGGGCTGGCCCCGAGGCACGGTGAAGTCCCGTCTGAGCCGAGCACTGCGCAAGCTGAGCCGCCTCCTGCCGGAGTGCGAGCCGGGGCAGTCGCTGAGCCGGAAGGGCGGAGGGGGTGAGGGGCGTGCGTGA
- the trpS gene encoding tryptophan--tRNA ligase yields the protein MASDRPRVLSGIQPTAGSFHLGNYLGAVRQWVALQESHDAFYMVVDLHAITIAQDPADLRANTRLAAAQLLAAGLDPERCTLFVQSHVPEHAQLGWVMNCLTGFGEASRMTQFKDKSAKQGADRASVGLFTYPILQVADILLYQANEVPVGEDQRQHIELTRDLAERFNGRFGETFTIPKPYILKETAKIYDLQDPAIKMSKSASTPKGLINLLDDPKVTAKKVKSAVTDTDTVIRFDTAEKPGVSNLLSIYSTLTGAGIAELEQKYVGKGYGALKTDLAEVMVEFVTPFRERTQQYLDDPETLDSILAKGAEKARAVAAETLAQAYDAVGFLPAKH from the coding sequence ATGGCCTCTGACCGACCCCGCGTGCTCTCCGGCATCCAGCCCACCGCCGGCTCGTTCCACCTCGGCAACTACCTCGGCGCCGTCCGCCAGTGGGTGGCCCTGCAGGAGTCCCACGACGCCTTCTACATGGTCGTCGACCTGCACGCGATCACCATCGCGCAGGACCCCGCGGACCTGCGCGCCAACACCAGGCTCGCCGCCGCGCAGCTTCTCGCCGCCGGTCTCGACCCGGAGCGCTGCACGCTCTTCGTCCAGAGCCACGTCCCCGAGCACGCGCAGCTCGGCTGGGTCATGAACTGCCTCACCGGCTTCGGCGAGGCCTCCCGCATGACCCAGTTCAAGGACAAGTCCGCCAAGCAGGGCGCCGACCGCGCGAGCGTAGGCCTCTTCACGTACCCGATCCTCCAGGTCGCGGACATCCTGCTGTACCAGGCCAACGAGGTGCCGGTCGGCGAGGACCAGCGCCAGCACATCGAGCTCACCCGTGACCTCGCCGAGCGCTTCAACGGCCGCTTCGGCGAGACCTTCACGATCCCGAAGCCGTACATCCTGAAGGAGACGGCGAAGATCTACGACCTCCAGGACCCCGCGATCAAGATGAGCAAGTCCGCGTCGACCCCGAAGGGGTTGATCAACCTGCTCGACGATCCGAAGGTCACCGCGAAGAAGGTCAAGAGCGCCGTCACCGACACCGACACGGTGATCCGCTTCGACACCGCGGAGAAGCCGGGCGTCAGCAACCTGCTGAGCATCTACTCGACCCTGACCGGGGCGGGTATCGCGGAACTGGAGCAGAAGTACGTCGGCAAGGGCTACGGTGCGCTCAAGACGGACCTCGCCGAGGTCATGGTCGAGTTCGTGACGCCGTTCCGGGAGCGCACCCAGCAGTATCTGGACGACCCGGAGACGCTCGACTCGATCCTGGCCAAGGGGGCCGAGAAGGCGCGCGCGGTGGCCGCGGAGACGCTCGCCCAGGCGTACGACGCGGTGGGCTTCCTGCCCGCCAAGCACTGA
- a CDS encoding 2'-5' RNA ligase family protein, which yields MGTVTIGVSIAVPEPHGSQLQERRTGFGDAAAHGIPTHVTLLPPTEVEDTDIPAIEQHLREVAAAGRPFPMRLAGTGTFRPLSPVVYVRVVEGAEACTWLQKQVRDASGPVARELNFPYHPHVTVAHGIAEEAMDRAFEELAEYEAEWPCTGFALYEQGSDGVWRKLREFVFGGSVVPPQAGAPVGDTTLPAR from the coding sequence GTGGGGACCGTAACGATCGGTGTGTCGATCGCGGTCCCGGAGCCCCACGGCAGCCAGCTCCAGGAGCGGCGCACGGGTTTCGGCGACGCCGCGGCTCACGGCATCCCCACCCATGTCACGCTGTTGCCGCCGACCGAGGTCGAGGACACCGACATCCCGGCGATCGAGCAGCACCTCCGTGAGGTCGCGGCGGCCGGGCGGCCCTTCCCGATGCGGCTGGCCGGCACGGGCACCTTCCGCCCGCTGTCGCCCGTCGTGTACGTGCGGGTCGTCGAGGGGGCCGAGGCCTGCACCTGGTTGCAGAAGCAGGTCCGGGACGCGTCGGGGCCGGTGGCACGCGAGTTGAACTTCCCGTACCACCCGCATGTCACCGTGGCGCACGGCATCGCCGAGGAGGCGATGGACCGGGCGTTCGAGGAGCTCGCCGAGTACGAGGCCGAGTGGCCCTGCACCGGGTTCGCGCTCTACGAGCAGGGATCCGACGGGGTCTGGCGCAAGCTGCGGGAGTTCGTGTTCGGCGGGTCCGTCGTGCCGCCGCAGGCGGGGGCGCCCGTCGGGGACACGACGCTTCCCGCGCGGTGA
- a CDS encoding decaprenylphospho-beta-D-erythro-pentofuranosid-2-ulose 2-reductase, giving the protein MKDAFGTPQSLLILGGTSDIALATARRLIARRTRTVWLAGRPSQDLENAATHLRGLGAETHTITFDALDPESHEAVLGKVFAEGDIDMVLLAFGVLGDQANDERDPVSAARVAQTNYTGAVSSALVCARALQAQGHGSLVVLSSVAAERARRSNFIYGSSKAGLDTFTQGLGDALHGTGAHVMLVRPGFVRTSMTAGRPESPFATTPEAVAAAIELGLRRRSEMVWVPGSLRLVMTALRHVPRAVFRRLPL; this is encoded by the coding sequence ATGAAGGACGCCTTCGGCACCCCCCAGTCCCTGCTGATCCTCGGCGGAACGTCGGACATCGCGCTCGCCACGGCACGCCGTCTGATCGCCCGCCGCACCCGCACGGTGTGGCTGGCCGGGCGCCCGTCGCAGGACCTGGAGAACGCGGCCACCCATCTGCGCGGCCTCGGTGCGGAGACCCACACCATCACCTTCGACGCGCTCGACCCCGAGTCGCACGAGGCGGTCCTCGGCAAGGTCTTCGCCGAGGGCGACATCGACATGGTCCTTCTCGCCTTCGGTGTCCTCGGCGACCAGGCGAACGACGAACGCGACCCGGTGTCCGCCGCGCGCGTCGCGCAGACCAACTACACCGGCGCCGTCTCGTCCGCCCTGGTGTGCGCGCGGGCGCTCCAGGCGCAGGGCCACGGCTCCCTGGTCGTGCTGTCCTCCGTCGCCGCCGAACGGGCCCGCCGCTCCAACTTCATCTACGGCTCCAGCAAGGCCGGCCTCGACACCTTCACCCAGGGCCTGGGCGACGCCCTGCACGGCACCGGCGCCCACGTCATGCTCGTCCGCCCCGGCTTCGTCCGCACGAGCATGACGGCGGGCCGCCCGGAGAGCCCCTTCGCCACGACGCCGGAGGCCGTGGCCGCCGCCATCGAACTGGGGCTGCGGCGCCGCTCGGAGATGGTCTGGGTGCCGGGTTCCCTACGCCTGGTGATGACGGCCCTGAGGCACGTACCGAGGGCTGTGTTCCGCCGCCTGCCGCTGTAG
- a CDS encoding FAD-binding oxidoreductase, with protein MPADAASTSPAPPPAGPRRPVPASVPAPVPGPGPASAPVTVTGWGRTAPTAARLLRPRTYEEAAAAVRACGAHGARGGIARGLGRAYGDAAQNAGGAVLDMTGLDRVHAIDADGGTVLCDAGVSLHRLMEVLLPLGWFVPVTPGTRQVTVGGAIAADIHGKNHHVSGSFARHVLSLDLLTADGEIRTVVPGTPLFDATAGGMGLTGVILTATVRLLPVETSWMCVDTERARDLDDLLARLTATDRYYRYSVAWIDLLARGAATGRAVLTRGDHAPLDALEALRHGNDPRSSTRTPEPGAPWRASTRARGGRSPFGDAFPLPSLPSSLPLPFRFRRNVPAGGPLEFRTPRFPAAPSFVPDGLLGRTAMGLFNELWYRRAPRARTDELQRLSTFFHPLDGVPHWNRLYGRSGFVQYQFVVGHGREETLRRIVARISARRCPSFLAVLKRFGEGDPGWLSFPMPGWTLALDIPASMPGLGAFLDSLDEEVAAASGRVYLAKDARLRPELLASMYPRLPEFRALRQELDPGGVFVSDLSRRLGL; from the coding sequence ATGCCAGCCGACGCCGCCTCGACCTCCCCGGCTCCCCCGCCCGCCGGCCCCCGCCGCCCCGTCCCTGCCTCCGTCCCCGCCCCTGTCCCGGGTCCCGGCCCCGCCTCCGCTCCCGTCACGGTCACCGGCTGGGGCCGTACCGCCCCGACCGCCGCCAGGCTGCTCCGCCCGCGGACCTACGAAGAGGCCGCGGCCGCCGTACGGGCGTGCGGGGCGCACGGGGCGCGCGGCGGGATCGCCCGAGGGCTGGGGCGGGCGTACGGGGACGCGGCGCAGAACGCGGGCGGCGCCGTCCTCGACATGACCGGCCTCGATCGCGTCCACGCCATCGACGCGGACGGCGGCACCGTGCTGTGCGACGCGGGCGTCTCGCTGCATCGGCTGATGGAGGTCCTGCTCCCCCTGGGCTGGTTCGTGCCGGTGACCCCGGGGACGCGTCAGGTGACCGTCGGCGGCGCGATCGCGGCCGACATCCACGGCAAGAACCACCATGTCTCCGGGTCGTTCGCCCGCCATGTGCTCTCCCTCGACCTGCTCACGGCCGACGGCGAGATCCGCACGGTCGTCCCCGGCACCCCGCTCTTCGACGCCACGGCCGGCGGCATGGGCCTCACCGGCGTCATCCTCACCGCGACCGTCCGCCTCCTCCCCGTCGAGACGTCCTGGATGTGCGTCGACACCGAACGCGCGCGCGACCTCGACGACCTCCTCGCCCGCCTGACCGCCACGGACCGCTACTACCGCTATTCGGTCGCCTGGATCGACCTGCTCGCCAGGGGCGCCGCGACCGGCCGGGCGGTACTCACCCGCGGCGATCACGCGCCCCTGGACGCACTGGAGGCACTGCGGCACGGCAACGATCCTCGGTCGTCGACGAGGACACCGGAGCCGGGGGCGCCGTGGCGGGCGTCCACGCGCGCGCGTGGGGGGCGATCCCCGTTCGGTGACGCGTTCCCGTTGCCGTCGTTGCCGTCGTCGTTGCCGTTGCCGTTCCGGTTCCGGAGGAACGTGCCCGCGGGGGGGCCGTTGGAGTTCCGGACGCCCCGCTTTCCCGCCGCCCCCTCCTTCGTCCCCGACGGTCTCCTCGGCCGCACGGCCATGGGGCTCTTCAACGAGCTCTGGTACCGCCGGGCGCCCCGGGCCCGCACCGACGAACTCCAGCGGCTCTCCACCTTCTTCCACCCCCTAGACGGAGTCCCGCACTGGAACCGGCTCTACGGCCGGTCCGGCTTCGTCCAGTACCAGTTCGTCGTCGGACACGGCCGGGAGGAGACCCTGCGCCGGATCGTGGCCCGGATCTCCGCACGCCGCTGCCCCTCCTTCCTCGCCGTCCTGAAGCGGTTCGGCGAGGGCGACCCCGGCTGGCTGTCCTTTCCGATGCCCGGCTGGACCCTCGCTCTGGACATCCCGGCGAGCATGCCCGGTCTGGGCGCCTTCCTGGACTCGCTCGACGAGGAGGTCGCGGCCGCGTCCGGCCGTGTCTACCTGGCGAAGGACGCCCGTCTACGGCCCGAACTGCTGGCCTCGATGTATCCGAGGCTCCCCGAATTCCGCGCACTGCGGCAGGAGTTGGACCCGGGCGGGGTCTTCGTGTCGGACCTGTCCCGCCGCCTCGGCCTGTGA
- a CDS encoding phosphatase PAP2 family protein has protein sequence MDEVDVVEGVRGLDRRLLSALHARGADPRVASAARGLSRVGEHGLLWLAVGLAGAAVDRERRRVWLRGTALTAGAHLASMGVKRVVRRPRPAHVEPLVRTVGRHSFPSSHASSAAAAVAVVAHGALGAPLLLSAAAPLAAAMCLSRLVVGVHYPSDVAAGVALGALTARLGARWVVSADD, from the coding sequence ATGGATGAAGTTGACGTCGTCGAGGGTGTGCGGGGACTGGACCGGCGGCTGCTCTCCGCGCTGCACGCCCGTGGTGCCGATCCACGTGTCGCGAGCGCCGCACGCGGGCTCTCCCGGGTGGGCGAGCACGGCCTGCTGTGGCTCGCCGTCGGCCTTGCGGGCGCCGCCGTCGACCGGGAGCGGCGTCGCGTGTGGCTGCGTGGCACGGCGCTGACCGCCGGGGCGCATCTGGCCAGCATGGGCGTCAAACGCGTCGTACGACGGCCGCGCCCCGCCCACGTCGAGCCCCTGGTCCGCACGGTCGGACGGCACTCCTTCCCCAGCTCGCACGCGAGTTCGGCGGCGGCGGCGGTCGCCGTCGTGGCCCACGGAGCCCTGGGCGCCCCGCTGCTGCTGTCCGCCGCCGCGCCGCTCGCCGCCGCGATGTGCCTGTCCCGGCTCGTCGTCGGCGTGCACTACCCGTCGGACGTGGCGGCGGGGGTCGCCCTCGGGGCGCTCACGGCACGGCTGGGCGCGCGCTGGGTGGTGAGCGCCGATGACTGA